A single Pan troglodytes isolate AG18354 chromosome X, NHGRI_mPanTro3-v2.0_pri, whole genome shotgun sequence DNA region contains:
- the TENT5D gene encoding terminal nucleotidyltransferase 5D codes for MSEIRFTNLTWDQVVTLDQVLDEVIPIHGKGNFPTMEVKPKDIIHVVKDQLIGQGIIVKDARLNGSVASYILSSHNGISYKDLDVIFGVELPGNEEFQVVKDAVLGCLLDFLPKDVKKEKLSPDIMKDTYVQKLVKVCNGHDCWSLISLSNNTGKNLELKFVSSLRRQFEFSVDSFQIVLDPMLDFYSDKNAKLTKESYPVVAAESMYGDFQEAMTHLQHKLICTRKPEEIRGGGLLKYCSLLVHGFKPACMSEIKNLERYMCSRFFIDFPHIEEQQKKIESYLHNHFIGEGMTKYDYLMTLHGVVNESTVCLMSYERRQILHLIAMMALKVLGELNILPNTRKVTCFYQPAPYFAAEAGYPIYVMPEPPPVSFQPYHPLHFRGSNGMS; via the coding sequence ATGTCTGAAATCAGATTCACCAATCTCACTTGGGATCAAGTTGTAACACTGGATCAAGTGTTAGATGAAGTAATTCCAATTCATGGAAAGGGGAATTTCCCCACAATGGAGGTAAAACCAAAAGACATCATTCATGTTGTGAAAGATCAACTCATAGGGCAAGGAATTATTGTTAAAGATGCCAGATTGAATGGTTCTGTAGCAAGTTACATACTTTCAAGCCATAATGGAATCAGCTATAAGGATCTGGACGTTATTTTTGGTGTTGAGCTTCCAGGTAACGAAGAATTTCAGGTTGTTAAGGATGCAGTTCTAGGCTGTCTACTTGACTTTTTACCAAAAGATGTAAAGAAGGAAAAGCTCTCCCCAGATATCATGAAAGACACTTACGTACAGAAATTGGTCAAGGTTTGCAATGGGCATGATTGTTGGAGTCTTATCTCCCTTTCAAATAACACTGGGAAGAATTTAGAACTAAAATTTGTGAGTTCACTCAGACGGCAGTTTGAATTTAGTGTAGATTCCTTTCAAATTGTTTTGGATCCCATGTTAGACTTCTACAGTGACAAAAATGCCAAGCTAACCAAAGAATCCTATCCTGTTGTGGCAGCTGAAAGCATGTATGGAGACTTCCAGGAAGCAATGACACATTTGCAACACAAGCTCATATGTACCAGGAAACCTGAAGAGATTAGAGGTGGTGGCCTTCTGAAGTACTGCAGCTTGCTGGTTCATGGCTTCAAGCCAGCCTGTATGTCAGAAATCAAAAACCTAGAACGTTATATGTGCTCTAGattctttattgattttcctcATATAgaagaacagcaaaagaaaattgaatcatACCTCCACAACCATTTCATAGGTGAAGGAATGACCAAGTATGACTACCTTATGACCTTGCATGGAGTTGTGAATGAAAGCACCGTTTGCCTCATGAGTTATGAAAGAAGACAGATTCTCCACCTGATCGCCATGATGGCTTTGAAAGTACTTGGAGAACTAAATATTCTACCCAATACACGAAAGGTAACTTGCTTTTATCAGCCTGCTCCGTACTTTGCAGCTGAGGCAGGGTACCCTATTTATGTAATGCCTGAGCCGCCCCCCGTTAGCTTCCAGCCATACCACCCACTGCACTTTCGTGGATCAAATGGTATGAGTTAA